The following nucleotide sequence is from Peribacillus sp. ACCC06369.
TACCTATATTGATAGAATTTCTGGGCAAATCCACTGACACTCCGGGTCATTTGATAATTGGACCCAGCCCCGATGGCCATGCTGATGAACGGTATGCCCCGAAACAGTTTTTTTCGAAAGACAGTAATGGATACGGCTTTCATCAGCTGCTTCAGCGGCTGTTCCATCCAGCTTGGATTCGTTAGTTCCTCGATTCCTAAATAAAAATAGTCATCTTCTGCGTTCTGGACTTCCCGAATCAATTCTTCCCAGGCTATTCCTTGGAGTCTCTTTGGCATCGCTCCTGCATTGAATACCTTAAGAGCCATCATCATTTCAAAAGGTGTATTCACCTCAACACCATAAGACATCGCAATCAGCTGTACCGTCCTGACATTGATGACCGTCATGGCCGGAATATCACTCCCTAGCAGGAGAAGGCCTCCTGATCCGCTTATCCCACCTTGTGCAAATGAATATAAGCGATGCTTAGCGATATGCTGGTTGGCTATGTAATTCAACTGATCGATCGATAAGAGATTCAAGTCACTCAGCGTTTCGATATCTTCATTAAACACACGCGCAGATGCTAAAGTCCGCTCTCTTGCATCTATTTGAACTTGTGAGCTCTGAACCATGGCATGCAAATGAAAAAGCCAGGTATCCAGCTTTTCAAAAAACTGTTGTTGGACGTTTTCCGGAAGCAGGGCAAACCCCTGCTCTAACCATTTATCATACAATGCAGCCAGATCCGTTGGCTCATACTGATAAAGATTTTCCTGCCATTCACTAATTTCATTCCAAATTTCCATTTCCCGATTCGTGAATTCCATGCATCAAGCCTCCTATGTACAGAATTGGTGGATTCTCCCTTAAGTATACCATAGAGGACGGCTTTTCAAGAATAGATGATGGGGATCCAGAGTTCAAGAGGATGGGTTTCATGAAAGATATCCATAAAGAAAAGCCATAAGAGGACGGCTATTGGGGGTGAAATCATTTGAATCGCCGCATTCATAGAAAAGAC
It contains:
- a CDS encoding EcsC family protein; translated protein: MEFTNREMEIWNEISEWQENLYQYEPTDLAALYDKWLEQGFALLPENVQQQFFEKLDTWLFHLHAMVQSSQVQIDARERTLASARVFNEDIETLSDLNLLSIDQLNYIANQHIAKHRLYSFAQGGISGSGGLLLLGSDIPAMTVINVRTVQLIAMSYGVEVNTPFEMMMALKVFNAGAMPKRLQGIAWEELIREVQNAEDDYFYLGIEELTNPSWMEQPLKQLMKAVSITVFRKKLFRGIPFISMAIGAGSNYQMTRSVSGFAQKFYQYRYLQEKKADE